The DNA sequence CGAAATTGCTTGTGATTGGTGAAGGAACTTCAGAAATCCAGCGTATTGTCATTGCGAAACATCTTGGCTGCTGACAGCTCGCAGGAGGAATTGTCAATGAGAAAAATTCTAATTGCAAATCGTGGTGAAATTGCATCAAGAATCATTCGTACATGTAAAGAACTCGGTATTTTGACTGTAGCAATCTATTCTGAGGCCGATAAAGAGGCTCCTTTTGTGTCGCAGGCTGATGAAGCATACTTGCTTGGTGCGCCTCGTGTCGAAGAGAGCTATATGGACATGGATAAGGTTTTTGAAATTGCTAATCAGTCAGGTGCAGAGGCAATCCACCCAGGTTATGGCTTCTTTAGTGAAAATGCAGCTTTTGCCAAACGCTGTAAAGAGGAAGGCATTACATTCATAGGGCCTTCGCCTGAAGTCATTGCAAAAATGGGTAATAAAATTGAAGCAAGATTACTTATGAAACAAGCAGGTATGCCTGTTGTTCCTGGCACTGATCAAGCTGTGGAATCTGCTGAAGAAGCGGTAGAAGCAGCAGAAAAGATTGGATACCCGGTTATGCTGAAAGCTGCCGCTGGCGGTGGAGGAATTGGCATGGTATCTGCTGCTAATCGGGAAGAGTGCGTGAAAGCATTTGCCAGCAACTCCGAGAGGGCCAAAAGATTCTTTGGCGACGGCTCTATGTTCGTAGAGAAAAAAATAGAAAACGCTCGGCATATAGAAGTACAGATTATTGCGGATGATAATGGAAATGTTATACACTTGTTCGATCGTGAGTGTTCCATACAGCGTCGCAACCAGAAGGTAATTGAAGAAGCAGTTTCTCCTTTTCTGTCTGAACAGACAAGAAACGAGATTTGCATGAGTGCAGTAAATGCTGCTAAATCAATTGGCTATGTGAATGCTGGAACTTTTGAATTTATTGCTGACGAACAGGAAAATTTCTATTTCCTTGAAATGAATACAAGAATTCAGGTGGAGCATCCTGTAACAGAAGAAGTTACAGGTATTGATATTGTTCAAGAGCAACTGAATGTGGCAAGAGGAAAAGCGATATTGATTGATCAGTCTGAAGTGAAACGCATAGGTCATGCTATAGAGGCTCGGATTTATGCGGAAGATCCGCACACGTTTTTCCCTTCCCCTGGCAAAATTACAACATTGATTGTGCCGGAAATGGAGAACCTGCGCAATGAAGTTGCCGTTGTTGAAGACTATACGGTGACACCATTTTATGACCCGATGATTGCCAAGGTAATTGCAAGAGGTGAAAATCGTGAAGAAGCTTGTGATGCTTTGATTGCAGGTCTTGAAAAATGGCAGATTGAAGGGATTAAGACGAATAAGCAGATGGTCCTTGATATTCTAAAATCTGCTGAATTCAAAGATGGAAATACGACAACAGATTTTGTAGCAAAGTATTATTTGCCGAATAGCAAAAAATAGAACTAAACGGATTTTACAAAAATTTACATCAAGATTTGCATGTTTATAGGAGGAAGCAATAATGCATGAAATTAAAGCTAGTATGGCAGGGAACGTTTGGAAAATAGTTGTCGAAGCGGGAGAGACTGTCGAAGCTGGTCAAGACGTAGTTATTCTCGAATCAATGAAAATGGAAATTCCGATTAGTACTGAATCTAAAGGTATTGTTAAAGAGATTAAAGTAGAGGAAGGCAGCTTTGTAAATGAGGGCGATGTTCTCATCACGCTTGAAGCTTAATGCTGCTCTTAGAGAGGTGCTTGGATGAGTGAATGGATTGCTGTCGAGCAGATTTCTGAACATACCTTAGTATTTAAATTAAATCGTCCAGAAGCGGCGAATGCTTTATCTCTGGAATTACTTCATCAACTGAATGGATGTCTAGACCGGATACAAGCAGACGATTTACTTAATTGTTTGATTATAACTGGCAGCGGGTCTAAGGCTTTTTGTGCCGGTGCTGACTTGAAAGAACGACGTGAAATGAATGGAGAACAGGTAAAGAGTACGGTTAAGCTTATCGGTGACACCTTCCGTAAAATCGAATCTTTGCCAATGCCTACGATTGCAGCAATTAATGGGGCGGCATTTGGCGGAGGCCTGGAGCTTGCCCTTGCATGTGATCTACGAGTCATTTCTAAAAACGCAAAAGTCGGGCTTACAGAAACTAGCCTAGCGATTATTCCTGGAGGAGGAGGCACTCAAAGACTCCCCCGCTTAATTGGAAAAGGCATGGCTAAGAAAATGATCTTCGAAGCAAAGCCAGTGACTGCAGAGAAAGCTTTTTCTCTAGGGATTGCTGAAGAACTTGTTGAGGCGGAAGAGCTTATGCCGGCGGCTCTTTCAATAGCTGACAATATATCTGGAAACGGACCTATTGCATTGCGTCTCGCTAAGAAGGCAATTGAGGCTGGTCTGGAAACTTCACTTGAATCAGGCTTGCAATTGGAACACGAGCTTTATCTACAAACCTTACATACTGAAGACCGAATTGAAGGTTTGCAAGCTTTCAAAGAAAAGCGCAAACCATGCTACAAAGGAAAATAGCTCCAAGGAGTGGAATTATGTCCTATTTGGATAAACATGAAGAAGTTACTTCGCGAATTAAAAGAGGCGGAAAAGAGAAATACCATGAAAAGAATGAAGAAAAAGGCAAACTTTTCGTACGAAAACGTCTAGAACTTCTTTTTGATGAAGGAACTGAAATAGAGGATGCTATTTTTGCAAATTGTGAAGATCCAACATTGCCGGCCGATGGTGTAGTGACGGCAATTGGGACGATCAATGGGCAAAAGGTATGCGCTATTGCCAATGACTCCACTGTAAAAGCAGGATCATGGGGAAAACGGACAGTTGAAAAAATTATACGCATGCAGGAAACAGCTGAAAAACTGGAAATTCCGCTTATTTACCTTGTTGATTCAGCAGGTGCTCGGATTACAGATCAGATTGAAATGTTCCCTGGCAGGAGAGGTGCCGGGCGGATCTTCCATAATCAGATCAAATTGTCAGGGCGCATCCCTCAAATCTGTTTGCTCTTTGGTCCATCAGCGGCGGGTGGAGCATACATTCCAGCATTTTGTGATATTGTCGTTATGGTTGAAGGGAACGCTTCTATGTATTTGGGCTCTCCACGCATGGCCGAAAAGGTAATTGGCGAAAAGGTCAGCTTGGAAGAGATGGGTGGTGCCCGCATGCATTGTAGTATATCTGGGTGTGGCGATGTGCTTGCGGAAACTGAAGAAGAAGCAATCGAATTTGCTCGTAAATATTTAGGTTACTTCCCAGCAAATTATAGACAGAAGCCTGCTCATTCAGATATCGTAAAGCCAAAAGAATTTGAAAAAGGTATCGCTGATATTTTGCCGGAAAACCAGAATGCTGCTTTCAATATGCATGACTTGATAGCTCGAATCATTGATGAAGACTCTTTCGTGGAAATTAAAAAGCTTTTCGCAGGCGAAATTATTACGGGGCTGGCAAGAATGAATGGTATGCCTCTCGGTATTATCGCGAACCAGCCTCGTGTAAAAGGCGGGGTACTTTTCCCTGACTCAGCTGATAAGGCTGCTAAATTTATTCAACTATGTGATGCATTCCACATTCCGCTCCTATTCCTTGCAGATGTTCCTGGCTTCATGATTGGTACTAGTGTAGAAAAAGCGGGTATTATCCGCCATGGTGCCAAGATGCTTGCATCTATGAGTGAAGCGACTGTACCAAAGATATCTGTCATTGTTAGAAAAGCATATGGTGCTGGGCTTTATGCTATGGCCGGTCCGGCGTTTGAACCAGATGCCTGTCTGGCACTTCCTACAGCTCAAATTGCGGTAATGGGACCAGAGGCTGCAGTAAATGCTGTCTATGCTAATAAAATTGCGGAACTTCCTGAAGAGGAAAGGCCTGCTTTTATTAAAGAGAAGCAAGATGAATTTAAAGCAGAAATTGATATTTATCGACTTGCTTCGGAGCTTGTCATCGATGATATTGTACAGCCCGATCAATTACGCAAGGAACTTTCTCGCCGCTATGAAACATATAGTACAAAAGATATTCAGTTCACAAAGCGTAAGCATGGCGTTTATCCTGTTTGAGTAAAGAAGAGTGCTGGTCATTCGGCACTCTTCTTTACTATGTTATAATATAATTATGTAAACTAAAGGAGTGTTCTTTTTGAAAAATATAATGCTCGTTGATGGTATGGCATTGCTGTTCCGTGGCTTTTTTGCAACTTCATTCAGAGGTAATTTCATGCTTAACAATAGTGGAACTCCAACCAATGGAGTTTACCAATTTACTAGATACTTGCTTGATGCGGCTGAATATTTCCAGCCTTCACATCTAATCTGCTGCTGGGACATGGGAAGTAAAACATTCCGTACAGAACTTTTTACAGATTACAAAGCGAATCGCGGTGCTCCTCCTGAAGAACTAATTCCGCAATTTGAAATGGCAAAAGAGGTCGCTGAGATTCTTGAAATTCCCAATGTTGGTATTGACAATTTTGAAGCGGATGATTGTATCGGAACATTGGCACAGTTGTATGCGGTTGATAATACAGTAACAATCCTAACAGGAGATCAGGATATTCTTCAACTTGTACAGCCGGGCATTGAAGTGGCAATTATGCGAAAAGGAATGGGAAATTATGAAGTGTTTACAGCTGATAATTTCCAAGAAAAGAGAGGACTCCAACCTAGTCAGATTATTGATTTGAAAGGATTGATGGGGGATACTTCTGATAACTATCCAGGAGTTAAAGGGATCGGTGAAAAGACTGCACTTAAACTCCTCCAGGAACATAAGACGATTGACTTGATTCTTGAACAGTTGGATCAGCTTCCTAAAGGAGTAAGAACAAAAATTGAAAATGATTTGGACATGTTGCATGTTTCTAGGGAACTTGCTGCAATCAAATGTGATGTAGAAATAGAGTGTCCACTTGAACGTGCTGAGTGGAAATACGACAGGGAAATCGTCAGGACAACACTTTTAGAAAAAGATTTAGAAAGAATTGCAAAGTTAGTTTGATTCATACGTATAGAAAACCCGGCTGCCAGCGAAATACGGCAGCCGGGTTTTTGTATACCCAATAAAATCTGTCTATACCTCCTGGATAATCTAAATACCCTTGCAATAATCAAAATACTTTATAGGGTATATGTTTAAAGTTCAAGGGTATATATTTTATGCTTATAGGTATATAAGCTGGAACATGAGGTATAACGGGCTTTTTTATGATTTCTGAGAAATGCTCGTGTTTATTAGGAATTCAAAAGGGAACAGCATTTTTAGCAATTACATTCATAAAGGAGTTGACGCATAACATGAGTACAAGACATGAATCGATTTGGAACGGAACGGTGGAGCAGCCCTCTTTTAAACCACTTAAAGAAGATATTGAAGCAGATATCGTAGTCGCTGGTGGAGGAATTGCAGGGATAACAACCGCTTTCCTTCTTTCTCAAGAAGGTAAAAATGTTGTATTACTGGAAGCTCGCACGTTGCTCAGTGGTACGTCAGGTTATACGACAGCGAAATTATCGGCGCAACATTATTTAATTTATGCAAAGCTAATTGAACTATATGGAGAAAACATAGCCAAACTTTATTATGAAGCGAACTGTAATGCGATTAGTTCAATCGAATCTTGGGCGGAAGCAAGAGGAATAGATTGTGACTTTTTAAGGGAAGACAGTTATGTTTTTACGAAACAGCAAGAAATGAAATCCTCGCTTGAAAAAGAAGCTGAAGCTTATAAGAAATTATGTATTGATGGAGATGTGATTGAAGGAAGTCCTGCTTTCAGTGATGCTGTAGCATCGCCTGTCATGCGCAATCAAGCGATGTTCCATCCTGGGAAATGGTTGAAGGGCTTAATTCATGAAATGGAAAATGCGGGTGTACGAATTTTTGAGAACACATCGCTTGAAGATGTAGAGAAGACAGATGACAAGATCGTCTGCAAAACAGGGACAGAGCACAATATAACTTGCAGTGACCTTGTCATTGCTACACATTTCCCTGTATATGCTGAAAATAAATTTTATGTGAATAATATGTCTGCTGAAAGCTCAGTCGCAATGGCGTTCAAGACAGACAAGCAGCTTCCGACAGGAATGTATATTACTGCGGAAATGCCCAAATGGACAATGCGAAACGTGAAAGTCGGAGAAGAATCTTATATACTTGTTGGCGGTGAAAGCCATCCTACAGGTGACGGGATGTCCGAGGAGGAAAGGTACAATCGGACAGCTCTTTACGCAGAGGAGCATTTGGGCTTAACAAAACCGGCATTCCGCTGGTCCACTCGCGATTACTTCTCACCAGATCATATTCCCTTAGTTGGGCATTTGCATGAGGACACCGACCATATATACGTATTGACCGGCTTTAGCAAATGGGGGCTTTCCAATTCAACAGCTGGTGCCCAGATTATAAAGGACTTGATCATGGGAAATGATAACCCATATATCGCTCTCTACTCCCCACAGCGTGAGCGAGAGGAATGGACAGCTTCAAGCGGAGAAAATGAAGCGGTGAAGACATACGGCGCGAATAAAACAATTGAGAATCTAAAAAACAACCAGGCGGCCGTGATCAAGAAAGATGATAAGGATATTGGAGTATTCAAAGATGAAAATGGTGAGCTTCATTACATTGATCTTTCTTGTACTCATATGGGCTGCGGAGTGAAATGGAATGACGGTGACCTCACATGGGATTGCCCATGCCATGCGTCAAGGTTTAGTGCAACAGGTGAAGTCATCGGCGGTCCTGCAACTGAGCCCCTTGAGAAAATAGATCATCTATAATCATTAGCTGCCTGGTCAAAAAAGGATGATGACATTATGACAATGGAGCAGCAAAGATTAAATGAATACAAAAGAAATTTCCCACTTATTCAACAGTTAATGGACCGGGAGCCAGTTAGCTGGATTAATCCGAACAGAAAACCATTTGATGAAATTAAAAACCTCCCTGTAAATATGGAAGATATTTTGGAGGCAGAAGCTCTCTGGCATCGTTTTCAGCCTTTCTTTATGGAAGCTTTTCCAGAAACAGCAGCGAGTAAAGGGATTATTGAATCTCCTTTACAGCATATCGCGGAGATTCAGAAAGAGCTTAAAGTGTCTGGTAATCTTTATTTGAAATGTGATCATGCTTTGTCAATTGCCGGTTCGGTCAAAGCGCGTGGTGGCTTCTATGAAGTGCTCTACTTTGCGGAGCAGATTGCATTAAAAGAAGGCAAAATTAAAAAGACAGATGATTATGCCAAGTTTCTTAATGAAGAGATGAAAGATTTGTTCAGCCAGTATACAATTGGTGTCGGCTCAACTGGCAATCTGGGTCTGAGCATTGGAATTATGAGTGCCAAGCTTGGTTTCCAAGTCGACGTTTACATGTCACGTGACGCAAAACAGTGGAAAAAAGATTTGTTGCGTGAAAAAGGTGCCACTGTTCTTGAATTTGAAGGAGACTTCGGTGAAGCGGTTAAAGCTGGTCGTCATGAAACGAATCAAAATCCAAATGGATATTTTGTTGATGATGAAGATTCAAAAGAGTTATATCTCGGTTACAGTACCGCTGCTCTCCGTCTGAAAGAGCAGTTGGATGAGCAAGGTGTACGAGTAGATGCTGAAAATCCGCTTTTTGTCTACTTGCCTTGCGGTGTCGGCGGAGCACCTGGTGGTATAACATTTGGTCTTAAAGAAGTATTCGGAGACAATGTCCATTGTTTCTTTGCGGAACCGATTGAATCACCTTCTGTCCTTGTAGGAATTTTGACTGGTGAAATGGACAAAGTAAGTGTCCAGGATTTCGGTATAACGAATCGTACAGAAGCGGATGGACTAGCTGTTGGTACACCGTCGATCTTTGCAACGCCAATAAGCAATGTGCTCATCAGCGGAAATTATACAATAAGAGATGAAGAGCTCTTTGAGATGCTTGCCAGACTTGCCGATGCTGAAAACATATACGTTGAGCCTTCAGCTACAGCAGGATTATTCGGACCTCAAAAAGTTGCTGATTATGTAGAGAAGATTGGGGCCGACCCGTCAAAAATTAATCATATCGCATGGTCTACGGGGGGCTTACTCGTTCCTGAGAATGAGATGAAGCAGTGGTATGAGCGTGGAAAGTCGTATCTCAGATAGAATTAATAGGCAGATGCAGGTTATAAAACCTGTATCTGTTTGTTATTTTTAAGATGGAATGATTGTCATGCTAGTCTAAAAATTGATATGATGATTTCATAGAAAGCCACTTGTATTTAAGAAAGCGGGATGGAATCAATGAAGAAGATCGCTAACTCTGTTACAGAACTGATTGGAAATACACCAGTTGTTAAATTGAATCGCCTCGTACCCGAGGGGGCAGCTGATGTGTATGTAAAACTGGAGATGTTTAATCCTTCAAAAAGTGTTAAAGATCGTGCTGCATATAATATGATTCGAAATGCTGAAGATAAAGGCTTGCTTAAGCCGGGAGCTACAATAATTGAACCGACGAGTGGAAATACAGGGATTGGACTTGCTATGGCTGCTGCAGCTAAAGGATACCGAGCAATTCTTGTCATGCCGGACAATTCGACGCAAGAAAGGATAAATGTTCTGAAAGCTTACGGTGCGGAAGTTTATCTGACTCCGAACGATGAAAAGATGCCAGGATCTATCAAAAAAGCACTTGAACTGCAAGAGAAGATTCCAGGAAGCTTCATCCCTCAACAATTTGAGAATGAGGCGAATCCTGATGTCCATAGACATTCAACAGCTTTGGAAATCATCGAGCAAATGGAAGGGGAGCTGGATGTCTTTGTGGCAACAGCAGGGACAGGCGGAACTATTACAGGTACTGGTGAAGTATTGAAAGAAAAAATTCTGGGAATACATATTGCAGTTGTAGAGCCTGAGGGATCACCCGTTCTATCTGGTGGTAAGCCAGGCAAGCACAAACTAGTCGGTACTAGTCCTGGATTCGTCCCTGAAATTTTGAATACAGACGTCTATGATGAGATTATCCAACTTGCCGATGAAGATGCTGTAGCAATGTTCAACGCTTTGCCGAAGAATGAGGGTATTTTTGTAGGACTCTCAGGAGCGGCAGCAATTCATGGAGCGATCGAAGTAGCAAAAAGAATCGGTAAAGGAAAAAAGGTACTTGTAATTGCTCCCGATTCAGGAGAGCGTTATCTGAGTATGGATCTTATTGAAGACTAATAAGGGGAGACAACAATTGAAATATTTTGCGATTATAGATGGAGAGCTAGAGAGTGGACTTCATATAACTGGAGTTGAAGGAGAGGTTCTCACACTACAAGAGCTGAATGAGAAAGCTGATATTCAAGGAAAAGAATATGAAACTATTGATGCAAGTGGTGACTTAAAAGCAGAAGGAACAATTGTCCTAAATAATATTCCGATCTCTTTGGAAGGAAGAAATGCTTTTGAGGAAAGATTCCTGGGAAGAGCTCGCGCCATCGAGGAGACACCCGGATTTATCGCAATACGTGTACTCCGTCCTTTAAATGATGAGGTGTATGTAGTTCTTACTCAATGGGAATCTGAACAGGCTTTTCGCGATTGGCAATCTTCGTCTGCCTACAGTAAGGCACATAAAAGAAGGCATACAGCTGAAGGTCTTGATCAACGGCCTGGTGTCCTATCTAAAAAGCCTTTCCATAAATTATATACAGTATAATTCCATCATGGCAAAAACGATTGATACAGCGGGATTTGTGAGGAAGAGTTAAGAATATCCTCCAAAAGTTACCCCAATAACCTTATTTCGCTAAAAGAATTGACTGTTGCTTGCTCTATACGGCATAAATTTTAATTAGACAGCAACATGCCTAATCTGACACATGAGGATAACTGGCAGGTAAAGGTGACCGGATTGCTGAACGGTGAGAAACCATATCATCACGTTACTTGCGAACAGGTTTCATGAGATCAATAGTTGAAACAGACGAAGAAAACGGACACATGAGCTTAATTGCTTGGTGTCCGTTTTTTGCGTTTAATGGATTAAAGATTAACAGTAATCTCAACATCACTTGAACCATACAGTCTTTCGCAATTTGCTTTAGCATTTGATATTAGCCAATCAACAGCTTCTTGTTCACGATTCTTTCTCTCTTCTAAAGGAAATGTATCTGTATCATCATTGGCAGCGATCATTATATCTTTAGGGGCGCCCACCAAATGTAGTGCAATCAATTTTTCTCCATCTTCTATAACACGTGAAATCTCAAATTTATATTTGCTCAAATCAAATTCCTCCTTGGTTGGTTCTTATATTCGATCATTTCTTTCACCGCTATGAAAGTCATTAAACAACTTTTTTATCAATGTAAATATATCGAATGTAGTTTTGTTGTACACCTTATTATCCGTTTCTTAATTAGATTTATCAAGCAGATCAGGGACAGGAGGTTATTTGAGTTGAAATTCAGCTATGGTTCATAAAATATAGGAACCAAACAGCATGGTTTTGTTCGTCCGCAGAAGCTTCCATAAATGCTTTCCTAACGACATCGACTTCATATTTTCTTGCTATTTCATGATAGAAGTCTACAGTCTTCTGTTCATCCTTGAATGCTGCTAACACTCCACTTTTGTAATTGTCGGGACATGACTCAGTGATTTGCGGCTTAAGTTGATTGCCAGTCAATGATAAATAAATCTGTGAAAAAGTGTGATAGTGTCTTATTTCGTCATTTCTAATTTCAAGAATCTTCTCTTTAATTTCAGAAGATGGAGCTTGATTAGCAAGTATCCCGTAGCAGTAAATTGCTGAGTATTCACCGTGAAGGGCCTTGGTAATATCAGTAATCAAATTGCTGCGTAAAGCATCTGCCGATGTATAAGTGGTCACAGTTCATCCTCTCCTTATATTCAACATATGGAGTGCGCAAAATAAATGAAACATGTCCCAAGAATAGGAGAGATTCAACACAGTCCTTACGTAGGTTTCCAACGAATTAAATGTTGGATTCTGTCTAGGCCTCGAATTATATACAATTGAATAAATAGAAACACCTCTGCAGCTGTTTCGTCAGATGCGGAGGTGTTTCTGCTTATGTATGATTTACTGCTTTTATGATATAATTTAATAAACCCCCGTACCGTATGGATAAGCTGAGAAGGAGAGTGTTACAGATGTCCAAATCCGAAGAGACAAAAACAACGAAGCGGCAGCCACATGATAAAGAAAAGATGATTAACAGATTGAAACGGATCGAAGGACAAGTGCGAGGTATTCAAAATATGATTGAAAACGACAGATACTGTGTCGATATTCTTACTCAGATCTCTGCTATTAATGCAGCAATGAATAATGTCGGTCTTCAATTGCTTGAAAAGCACACCCAACATTGCGTTGCTGATGCGATTAAAGAAGGACAAGGCGATGAGGCAATTGAAGAATTGATGCTTGTCTTCAAAAGGTTTTCCAAAGTGTAAGATGCCGGCAAGCAGCTGGTGTCTTAATACATACATAGTTAAATTACGGTGGAATGGTACCTTCTCGGCAACAATAACTTATTTTAGAAAGTGATATTTTTCTCCTTGGCACATAGGCTGAGGCAATTCATAAGAATAGTTGACAGAGCAATTTTTTAATCATATGATTTTATCAATTGTTAGGCTTGGAGAGGGAATTGTTATGGGTCAAGATTATCAGCATCTAGAGAATTCACATGAAAAAATTTTGCGGGTTGCCCGTGATTTGTTTATGAAACTGGGGTATAAAGCAGTATCTACAAGACAAATAGCCGAAATTTGCGGAATTACCCAACCAACATTGTATCACCATTTCAAGAACAAACAACAACTCTATGTAGAAGTGCTGAAATCCGAACTTGCGGTTGCGAAGTCAGATTTCAAAAGCATTATCTCAGCACACTGTCATTCATTTGAAGAATGCATTTATGAGCTGAGTGCCTATATGCTTATCAATAAGCCTACTTCGCTTGGACAAATGTTCCATGATATTGCGCATCATCTTAGTGATGAACAACAAAATGAAATGCGCGAGAAATGGCTTGATGCATATCTTCAGCCGATTGTATCTGTTTTTGAAAAAGGGATTGAACAAGGTGCATTTAGAAACCCGGCTGATTTTGGTTCTTTTGCTGAACCATCAGCGTATATGCTTATGAATTTGATAGCTTCTCATCAATCGAGGGAGCCGCTTAAAGAAGAAGATGCACGTAAACAAGCAAAATTTTATACAAATGTCATGATGTATGGCCTTTCATCCCGCTCAGATTGAATCGAAGCGGGTTGCTTTTCCGAATCAACCTATCAATTGATTGATAGAGAAAATTGTTTGGAAGCAATACCTTAAGGGAAAGAGCACAGATGAAAAGGTTTGAACGTACTTATACGGGTAGGGAGAAGAGACATGGATAAGAAAAAAGTGATTGTAATTGGAGCAGGTGTGGCGGGTCTTGCAAGTGCGATAAGGCTGCAGCACGCAGGTTATGAAGTGGAAATTTTTGAAAAAGAGAAACTGCCAGGCGGCAAAATGCATCGGATTGAAAAGGATGGTTACAAATTTGACCTCGGCCCTACAATTGTCATGATGCCTGAATTGTACAAAGAATTATTTGAATTATGTGACCGTAATCCCGATGATTATATTCCAATGGAGCGGCTTGATCCGATGTACAGTGTGTTTTTTGGAGATCAGCCTGATGATCAATATGATATATCTTCTGACTTGGTCAAATTAACAGCCACTCTTGAAAAATTCAGTGATGAAGATGCAAAAGGGTTCATGTTCTACCTGCAAGAGATATATAAGCGCTTCCTTGTTGCGAAGAATCATTTTATCCAGCGCCCTTTCCGCAATAAATCTGATTTCTATAACCCATCAACATTGAAGAAGGCATTTGAATTAAAGACACTCGATGCTGCTGATCATTTTATTGGCAAGTACATTGTGAATGAACGCCTACGCCAAATGATCAGTTTTCAGACATTGTATATCGGTGTATCACCATTCACTGGACCTTCCTTGTATACAATGATTCCGATGATTGAATTCCTTTACGGAGTGTGGTTTATCAAAGGCGGCATGTATACAATGGCAGAAGCGATGGAGCGGCTGTTCCTTGAGCTTGGCGGCAGCATTCGTTATGAGGAAAATGTAGAAGAAATTCTAATTGATGGAAAACACGCAAAGGGCATTCGTTCAAATGACAATAATCATTATTCTGATTATGTTGTATGCAATGCAGATTTCCCATTTGCTATGAAACATCTCGTAAAGGATAAAAAAGCAAAGGGAAAATATACAGATAAGAAAATTGACAGTATGAAGTATTCCTGTTCCTGTTTCCTTATGTATCTTGGAATGAATCGAAAATATGATGAAGTCAAA is a window from the Aciduricibacillus chroicocephali genome containing:
- a CDS encoding antibiotic biosynthesis monooxygenase family protein, with protein sequence MKYFAIIDGELESGLHITGVEGEVLTLQELNEKADIQGKEYETIDASGDLKAEGTIVLNNIPISLEGRNAFEERFLGRARAIEETPGFIAIRVLRPLNDEVYVVLTQWESEQAFRDWQSSSAYSKAHKRRHTAEGLDQRPGVLSKKPFHKLYTV
- a CDS encoding TetR/AcrR family transcriptional regulator, which codes for MGQDYQHLENSHEKILRVARDLFMKLGYKAVSTRQIAEICGITQPTLYHHFKNKQQLYVEVLKSELAVAKSDFKSIISAHCHSFEECIYELSAYMLINKPTSLGQMFHDIAHHLSDEQQNEMREKWLDAYLQPIVSVFEKGIEQGAFRNPADFGSFAEPSAYMLMNLIASHQSREPLKEEDARKQAKFYTNVMMYGLSSRSD
- a CDS encoding phytoene desaturase family protein, producing MDKKKVIVIGAGVAGLASAIRLQHAGYEVEIFEKEKLPGGKMHRIEKDGYKFDLGPTIVMMPELYKELFELCDRNPDDYIPMERLDPMYSVFFGDQPDDQYDISSDLVKLTATLEKFSDEDAKGFMFYLQEIYKRFLVAKNHFIQRPFRNKSDFYNPSTLKKAFELKTLDAADHFIGKYIVNERLRQMISFQTLYIGVSPFTGPSLYTMIPMIEFLYGVWFIKGGMYTMAEAMERLFLELGGSIRYEENVEEILIDGKHAKGIRSNDNNHYSDYVVCNADFPFAMKHLVKDKKAKGKYTDKKIDSMKYSCSCFLMYLGMNRKYDEVKQVHNFVFNEGLEDNLNGIFNGKKLENPSFYVYIGSKVDPSLAPEGKDGLYILVPVSELSTSQYEWDEETIQYYRSYVLNALKIIKGFENLEDEIISETYMTPRDFESKFNAYNGACFGLQPTLSQSNHLRPQAKAENCENLYFTGSSTHPGAGVPIVLLSAKIAVAELILDDQGILIDYT
- a CDS encoding ferritin-like domain-containing protein, whose translation is MTTYTSADALRSNLITDITKALHGEYSAIYCYGILANQAPSSEIKEKILEIRNDEIRHYHTFSQIYLSLTGNQLKPQITESCPDNYKSGVLAAFKDEQKTVDFYHEIARKYEVDVVRKAFMEASADEQNHAVWFLYFMNHS
- a CDS encoding D-serine ammonia-lyase gives rise to the protein MTMEQQRLNEYKRNFPLIQQLMDREPVSWINPNRKPFDEIKNLPVNMEDILEAEALWHRFQPFFMEAFPETAASKGIIESPLQHIAEIQKELKVSGNLYLKCDHALSIAGSVKARGGFYEVLYFAEQIALKEGKIKKTDDYAKFLNEEMKDLFSQYTIGVGSTGNLGLSIGIMSAKLGFQVDVYMSRDAKQWKKDLLREKGATVLEFEGDFGEAVKAGRHETNQNPNGYFVDDEDSKELYLGYSTAALRLKEQLDEQGVRVDAENPLFVYLPCGVGGAPGGITFGLKEVFGDNVHCFFAEPIESPSVLVGILTGEMDKVSVQDFGITNRTEADGLAVGTPSIFATPISNVLISGNYTIRDEELFEMLARLADAENIYVEPSATAGLFGPQKVADYVEKIGADPSKINHIAWSTGGLLVPENEMKQWYERGKSYLR
- a CDS encoding metal-sensing transcriptional repressor produces the protein MSKSEETKTTKRQPHDKEKMINRLKRIEGQVRGIQNMIENDRYCVDILTQISAINAAMNNVGLQLLEKHTQHCVADAIKEGQGDEAIEELMLVFKRFSKV
- the cysK gene encoding cysteine synthase A, translated to MKKIANSVTELIGNTPVVKLNRLVPEGAADVYVKLEMFNPSKSVKDRAAYNMIRNAEDKGLLKPGATIIEPTSGNTGIGLAMAAAAKGYRAILVMPDNSTQERINVLKAYGAEVYLTPNDEKMPGSIKKALELQEKIPGSFIPQQFENEANPDVHRHSTALEIIEQMEGELDVFVATAGTGGTITGTGEVLKEKILGIHIAVVEPEGSPVLSGGKPGKHKLVGTSPGFVPEILNTDVYDEIIQLADEDAVAMFNALPKNEGIFVGLSGAAAIHGAIEVAKRIGKGKKVLVIAPDSGERYLSMDLIED